In Populus nigra chromosome 1, ddPopNigr1.1, whole genome shotgun sequence, one genomic interval encodes:
- the LOC133676604 gene encoding light-harvesting complex-like protein 3 isotype 1, chloroplastic, which yields MSLFPPPLTRLPLSFSSKHHFIFKPTLSLRPTNPPFLLSTSKASTDDGGAGVSASAATVEETKLEQKAPESSESVPVAEKNSNGAVAPGGGVEVEVSKFEDPRWISGTWDLKQFEKDGKTDWDAVIDAEVRRRKWLEGNPESSSNDDPVVFDTSIIPWWAWMKRFHLPEAELLNGRAAMIGFFMAYLVDSLTGVGVVDQMGNFFCKTLLFVAVVGVLLIRKNEDLETIKTLLEETTFYDRQWQATWQDETSSIPKNE from the exons ATGTCTTTGTTCCCTCCGCCACTAACTCGCCTTCCACTCTCCTTCTCTTCCAAACACCATTTCATTTTCAAACCCACACTCTCTCTCAGACCCACAAACCCCCCTTTTCTCCTCTCCACTTCCAAGGCCTCTACAGACGATGGAGGAGCTGGAGTTTCAGCCTCTGCCGCCACTgtagaagaaacaaaattggAGCAGAAGGCACCAGAGTCTTCTGAATCAGTTCCTGTGGCTGAGAAGAACTCTAATGGAGCTGTGGCTCCTGGTGGAGGGGTGGAGGTTGAAGTGAGTAAATTTGAGGACCCCAGGTGGATTTCAGGGACTTGGGACTTGAAGCAGTTTGAGAAAGATGGGAAAACTGATTGGGATGCTGTTATTGATGCTg AGGTTAGGAGGAGAAAATGGCTCGAGGGTAACCCAGAATCATCAAGTAATGATGACCCTGTTGTTTTTGACACCTCAATAATACCATGGTGGGCATGGATGAAAAGATTCCATCTGCCCGAAGCAGAACTTCTCAATG GCCGTGCTGCAATGATTGGGTTCTTCATGGCTTACCTGGTTGATAGCTTGACTGGTGTTGGTGTCGTTGATCAGATGGGCAACTTCTTCTGCAAAACTCTATTGTTTGTAGCTGTGGTAGGAGTACTTTTAATACGAAAGAATGAGGATTTAGAAACCATAAAAACATTGCTGGAGGAGACAACCTTCTATGACAGGCAATGGCAAGCAACCTGGCAGGATGAGACATCTTCCATCCCTAAAAACGAGTAG
- the LOC133696424 gene encoding expansin-like B1, with protein sequence MGFALKYGYSILCVAAVALLPAISHSQDYTCSRATYFGSPDCLGTPTGACGFGGYGRTVSDANVAGVSRLFKNGTGCGGCYQVRCKAPNLCSDDGVNVVVTDYGEGDKTDFILSTRAYSRMARPNMALELFAYGVVDVEFRRIPCRYSGYNLMFKVHEHSRFPEYLAIVLLYQAGQNEILAVELRQEDCKEWRGMRRAYGAVWDMPNPPKGAISLKLQVCGSAGVTWVQADNVLPSDWKAGVAYDSAIQLP encoded by the exons ATGGGGTTTGCGCTTAAATATGGTTATTCCATTCTTTGTGTCGCGGCAGTGGCACTACTGCCTGCAATAAGTCACTCCCAAGACTACACATGCTCAAGAGCAACTTATTTTGGGAGCCCTGATTGCTTAGGGACCCCAA CTGGAGCTTGCGGGTTTGGAGGATATGGAAGGACGGTCAGTGACGCTAATGTAGCTGGTGTTTCAAGACTCTTCAAGAATGGTACTGGCTGTGGTGGTTGCTATCAG gtTAGATGCAAAGCTCCAAACCTTTGCTCTGATGATGGGGTGAACGTAGTGGTTACTGACTATGGTGAAGGAGACAAAACTGACTTCATCCTCAGCACACGTGCATACTCAAGAATGGCACGTCCGAACATGGCCTTAGAGCTGTTCGCATATGGTGTTGTTGATGTAGAATTCAGGAGGATCCCTTGCCGCTACTCTGGTTATAATCTCATGTTCAAGGTCCATGAACACAGCAGGTTTCCTGAGTACTTGGCCATAGTTCTTCTGTACCAAGCTGGCCAAAATGAGATTTTGGCTGTGGAATTACGGCAG GAGGATTGCAAGGAATGGAGAGGCATGAGAAGAGCCTATGGGGCAGTGTGGGATATGCCTAATCCACCAAAGGGTGCCATTAGCTTGAAGCTCCAGGTCTGTGGCAGCGCAGGGGTGACATGGGTCCAAGCAGATAATGTTTTACCAAGTGATTGGAAGGCTGGGGTTGCTTATGACTCTGCCATTCAGCTTCCTTAA